CAGAGCGGATTTTGAGCGCAAAGCTCATGCCGTGCCCGTCCACTGATGCCAAGCTGACAGTGGCGGACGTCGAGACGCAGCTTGCTGGGCTGGGTAATCCCCATGCCGTGCAGCCCGCTGTGCTTTCTCTGTCGCAGGCCACCGAACTTGGGACGGTGTACAGCCCCGAAGAACTGCGGGAACTGACGGATTTTGCGCACGACAAGGGAATGCTTGTCCATATGGACGGTGCCCGAATCAGCAATGCTGCTGCGGCGCTTGGTGTTTCCCTTCGAGAAGCTGCCACTGGCGTTGATGTTTTGTCTTTTGGCGGAACAAAAAATGGCCTGATGTGTGGCGAAGCCATTGTCTTTTTGAATCCGGCATTGGCAGAAAATTTCTTTATGATTCGCAAGCAGTGCAATCAGCTCCCAAGCAAAATGCGCTTTATTTCTGCGCAGTTTAGCGCTTTTCTGAAAGATGAGCTGTGGCGGTCTTCCGCACAGCAGGCCAATGACATGGCCGCTCTTCTTGCCAAAGAGGCTGCGACTGTTCCGGGCATTGAAATCATTGCCCCGGTTGAGAGCAATCAGGTTTTTGCCAAGTTGCCCGCCGAGCACATCGAAGCCCTGCAGGAACGGATGTTCTTTTATGTCTGGAACGAAAAAGAGGGTTCTGTGCGCTGGGTCTGTTCCTTTGACACCACCGCAGAAGAAATTCACAGCTTCGTGAAGGACATGCGGCGGATTATTACTGGCTCCTAAGACCATATGAGAGTGGCAGGGCGTGTGTCCTGCTTCTGGAGGACGTGCCATGATTCGTATTCTCGTGACCGGTGGAACACTGGACAAGGAATATAATCAGCTTGATGGCGAGCTTGTTTTTACCAAGACGCACATCACAGACATCCTGAGGCAGGCCAAGTGCACGGCACAGGTGTCCATTGAAACCGTGATGCTCAAGGACAGCCTGCACATGAGTGATGCTGACCGTGAGTGCATTCTGGAGCGGGTGAAAGCCTGCCCGGAAGACAAGGTCGTGATAACGCACGGAACAGATACGATGCCAGAAACAGCGGCCTTTCTGGGGCAGCAGCTTTCTGGAAAAACCGTTGTCCTGCTTGGGGCGATGGT
Above is a window of Desulfobaculum bizertense DSM 18034 DNA encoding:
- a CDS encoding threonine aldolase family protein, whose protein sequence is MRCDKALGSDNYSGIHPVILEAITAANVGHVHGYGDDDFSAAAVEDFRKEFGEGVEVFFVFNGTGCNVTALAAMLRPYEGIVCADCAHINVAETGAPERILSAKLMPCPSTDAKLTVADVETQLAGLGNPHAVQPAVLSLSQATELGTVYSPEELRELTDFAHDKGMLVHMDGARISNAAAALGVSLREAATGVDVLSFGGTKNGLMCGEAIVFLNPALAENFFMIRKQCNQLPSKMRFISAQFSAFLKDELWRSSAQQANDMAALLAKEAATVPGIEIIAPVESNQVFAKLPAEHIEALQERMFFYVWNEKEGSVRWVCSFDTTAEEIHSFVKDMRRIITGS
- a CDS encoding asparaginase domain-containing protein is translated as MIRILVTGGTLDKEYNQLDGELVFTKTHITDILRQAKCTAQVSIETVMLKDSLHMSDADRECILERVKACPEDKVVITHGTDTMPETAAFLGQQLSGKTVVLLGAMVPYSFVNSDALFNLGCAFSAVQLLPEGAYITMNGKIFSWDNVRKNRQKGEFETLD